In one window of Temnothorax longispinosus isolate EJ_2023e chromosome 9, Tlon_JGU_v1, whole genome shotgun sequence DNA:
- the LOC139818772 gene encoding retinol dehydrogenase 12-like isoform X2: protein MVRKSTVTFRMTKDEYKNNVGELAIYFLDLRSFKSVRDCAKNLLTNEAAIHILINNAGVLMSPSYERTEDGNETTLQVNYLGHFLLTLLLLPKMQSSSANCRIINVSSAVYIFADIDFDDINLERSYVPFRSYAQSKLAIILFTKELARRLKEANIHGINIYSLHPGLIFTGIARNSNRMFRGAAFCVCICDNICVKKLFFKNVEQGAQTTIYCSVDEKTANETGLYYSNCGVSTTYRKANNRHYAEKLWNLSCRLLHLEPEENFSTFLKTVSRQML from the exons ATGGTCcgtaaatcaacggttacttTTAGGATGACAAAggatgaatataaaaataacgtaggTGAGCTTGCGATTTATTTTCTGGATCTGCGCAGTTTTAAAAGCGTGAGAGATTGTGCTAAAAATCTGCTGACAAATGAAGCAGCTATTCACATACTCATAAATAATGCCGGTGTGCTTATGTCTCCATCATACGAAAGGACAGAGGATGGAAATGAGACGACATTACAAGTTAACTATCTTGGCCATTTTCTTTTGACACTTCTGTTACTACCAAAAATGCAATCGTCTTCTGCCAACTGCAGAATAATCAATGTCTCATCAgctgtatatattt TTGCTGACATAGATTTCGATGACATTAATCTGGAAAGATCTTATGTACCATTTAGAAGTTATGCACAAAGTAAATTGGCAATCATTCTGTTCACCAAGGAACTTGCTCGTCGATTGAAAG AAGCAAATATTCACGGGATAAACATATACTCTTTACATCCTGGTTTAATTTTTACCGGAATAGCACGAAATAGCAATCGTATGTTTCGAGGTGCAGCTTTTTGTGTTTGTATCTGTGATAATATCtgtgtaaagaaattattttttaaaaatgttgaacaaGGAGCGCAAACTACAATATATTGTTCTGTGGATGAAAAGACAGCCAATGAGACCGGTCTTTATTATTC aaACTGTGGCGTTTCTACTACATATCGGAAAGCAAACAATCGTCATTATGCCGAAAAATTGTGGAATTTATCCTGTCGCCTTTTACATCTGGAAccagaagaaaatttttccacatttttgAAAACCGTTTCACGTCAAATGctttaa
- the LOC139818772 gene encoding retinol dehydrogenase 12-like isoform X1: protein MRFFNKMCTSKARLDGKTVVITGASSGLGKETARDLYARGARVILAGINMEETNEAVEDIKNNPPSWMTKDEYKNNVGELAIYFLDLRSFKSVRDCAKNLLTNEAAIHILINNAGVLMSPSYERTEDGNETTLQVNYLGHFLLTLLLLPKMQSSSANCRIINVSSAVYIFADIDFDDINLERSYVPFRSYAQSKLAIILFTKELARRLKEANIHGINIYSLHPGLIFTGIARNSNRMFRGAAFCVCICDNICVKKLFFKNVEQGAQTTIYCSVDEKTANETGLYYSNCGVSTTYRKANNRHYAEKLWNLSCRLLHLEPEENFSTFLKTVSRQML from the exons ATGAGGTTCTTCAATAAAATGTGTACGAGCAAAGCACGTCTTGACGGCAAAACTGTTGTGATAACAGGAGCAAGTAGTGGTCTCGGCAAGGAAACTGCCAGAGATTTATACGCGAGAG GTGCTAGAGTAATTCTGGCTGGTATAAATATGGAAGAGACAAATGAAGCAGTCGAAGATATAAAGAACAATCCACCTTCatg GATGACAAAggatgaatataaaaataacgtaggTGAGCTTGCGATTTATTTTCTGGATCTGCGCAGTTTTAAAAGCGTGAGAGATTGTGCTAAAAATCTGCTGACAAATGAAGCAGCTATTCACATACTCATAAATAATGCCGGTGTGCTTATGTCTCCATCATACGAAAGGACAGAGGATGGAAATGAGACGACATTACAAGTTAACTATCTTGGCCATTTTCTTTTGACACTTCTGTTACTACCAAAAATGCAATCGTCTTCTGCCAACTGCAGAATAATCAATGTCTCATCAgctgtatatattt TTGCTGACATAGATTTCGATGACATTAATCTGGAAAGATCTTATGTACCATTTAGAAGTTATGCACAAAGTAAATTGGCAATCATTCTGTTCACCAAGGAACTTGCTCGTCGATTGAAAG AAGCAAATATTCACGGGATAAACATATACTCTTTACATCCTGGTTTAATTTTTACCGGAATAGCACGAAATAGCAATCGTATGTTTCGAGGTGCAGCTTTTTGTGTTTGTATCTGTGATAATATCtgtgtaaagaaattattttttaaaaatgttgaacaaGGAGCGCAAACTACAATATATTGTTCTGTGGATGAAAAGACAGCCAATGAGACCGGTCTTTATTATTC aaACTGTGGCGTTTCTACTACATATCGGAAAGCAAACAATCGTCATTATGCCGAAAAATTGTGGAATTTATCCTGTCGCCTTTTACATCTGGAAccagaagaaaatttttccacatttttgAAAACCGTTTCACGTCAAATGctttaa